A single region of the Triticum dicoccoides isolate Atlit2015 ecotype Zavitan chromosome 2B, WEW_v2.0, whole genome shotgun sequence genome encodes:
- the LOC119362110 gene encoding acetyl-CoA carboxylase 2-like, which yields MGSTHLPIVGFNASTTPSLSTIRPVNSAGAAFQPSAPSRTSKKKSRRVQSLRDGGDGGVSDPNQSIRQGLAGIIDLPKEGTSAPEVDISHGSEEPRGSYQMNGILNEAHNGRHASLSKVVEFCVALGGKTPIHSVLVANNGMAAAKFMRSVRTWANETFGSEKAIQLIAMATPEDMRINAEHIRIADQFVEVPGGTNNNNYANVQLIVEIAVRTGVSAVWPGWGHASENPELPDALNANGIVFLGPPSSSMNALGDKVGSALIAQAAGVPTLPWSGSQVEIPLEVCLDSIPAEMYRKACVSTTEEALASCQMIGYPAMIKASWGGGGKGIRKVNNDDDVRALFKQVQGEVPGSPIFIMRLASQSRHLEVQLLCDQYGNVAALHSRDCSVQRRHQKIIEEGPVTVAPRETVKELEQAARRLAKAVGYVGAATVEYLYSMETGEYYFLELNPRLQVEHPVTEWIAEVNLPAAQVAVGMGIPLWQVPEIRRFYGMDNGGGYDIWRKTAALATPFNFDEVDSQWPKGHCVAVRITSEDPDDGFKPTGGKVKEISFKSKPNVWAYFSVKSGGGIHEFADSQFGHVFAYGVSRAAAITNMSLALKEIQIRGEIHSNVDYTVDLLNASDFKENRIHTGWLDNRIAMRVQAERPPWYISVVGGALYKTITSNTDTVSEYVSYLVKGQIPPKHISLVHSTVSLNIEESKYTIETIRSGQGSYRLRMNGSVIEANVQTLCDGGLLMQLDGNSHVIYAEEEAGGTRLLIDGKTCLLQNDHDPSRLLAETPCKLLRFLVADGAHVEADVPYAEVEVMKMCMPLLSPAAGVINVLLSEGQPMQAGDLIARLDLDDPSAVKRAEPFNGSFPEMSLPIAASGQVHKRCATSLNAARMVLAGYDHPINKVVQDLVSCLDAPELPFLQWEELMSVLATRLPRLLKSELEGKYSEYKLNVGHGKSKDFPSKMLREIIEENLAHGSEKEIATNERLVEPIMSLLKSYEGGRESHAHFIVKSLFEDYLSVEELFSDGIQSDVIERLRQQHSKDLQKVVDIVLSHQGVRNKTKLILTLMEKLVYPNPAAYKDQLTRFSSLNHKRYYKLALKASELLEQTKLSELRTSIARSLSELEMFTEERTAISEIMGDLVTAPLPVEDALVSLFDCSDQTLQQRVIETYISRLYQPHLVKDSIQLKYQESGVIALWEFAEAHSEKRLGAMVIVKSLESVSAAIGAALKDTSRYASSEGNIMHIALLGADNQMHGTEDSGDNDQAQVRIDKLSATLEQNTVTADLRAAGVKVISCIVQRDGALMPMRHTFLLSDEKLCYEEEPVLRHVEPPLSALLELGKLKVKGYNEVKYTPSRDRQWNIYTLRNTENPKMLHRVFFRTLVRQPGASNKFTSGHISDVEVGGAEESLSFTSSSILRSLMTAIEELELHAIRTGHSHMFLCILKEQKLLDLVPVSGNTVVDIGQDEATACSLLKEMALQIHELVGARMHHLSVCQWEVKLKLDSDGPASGTWRVVTTNVTSHTCTVDIYREVEDTESQKLVYHSAPSSSGPLHGVALNTPYQPLSVIDLKRCSARNNRTTYCYDFPLAFETAVQKSWSNISSDNNRCYVKATELVFAHKNGSWGTPVIPMERPAGLNDIGMVAWILDMSTPEYPNGRQIVVIANDITFRAGSFGPREDAFFETVTNLACERKLPLIYLAANSGARIGIADEVKSCFRVGWSDDGSPERGFQYIYLTEEDHARISTSVIAHKMQLDNGEIRWVIDSVVGKEDGLGVENIHGSAAIASAYSRAYEETFTLTFVTGRTVGIGAYLARLGIRCIQRTDQPIILTGFSALNKLLGREVYSSHMQLGGPKIMATNGVVHLTVSDDLEGVSNILRWLSYVPANIGGPLPITKSLDPPDRPVAYIPENTCDPRAAISGIDDSQGKWLGGMFDKDSFVETFEGWAKSVVTGRAKLGGIPVGVIAVETQTMMQLIPADPGQLDSHERSVPRAGQVWFPDSATKTAQAMLDFNREGLPLFILANWRGFSGGQRDLFEGILQAGSTIVENLRTYNQPAFVYIPKAAELRGGAWVVIDSKINPDRIEFYAERTAKGNVLEPQGLIEIKFRSEELQECMGRLDPELINLKAKLQGVKHENGSLPESESLQKSIEARKKQLLPLYTQIAVRFAELHDTSLRMAAKGVIKKVVDWEDSRSFFYKRLRRRISEDVLAKEIRGVSGKQFSHQSAIELIQKWYLASKGAETGSTEWDDDDAFVAWRENPENYQEYIKELRAQRVSQLLSDVADSSPDLEALPQGLSMLLEKMDPSRRAQFVEEVKKVLK from the exons ATGGGATCCACACATTTGCCCATTGTCGGCTTTAATGCCTCGACGACACCATCACTATCCACTATTCGCCCGGTAAATTCAGCCGGTGCTGCATTCCAACCATCTGCCCCTTCTAGAACATCCAAGAAGAAAAGTCGTCGTGTTCAGTCATTAAGGGATGGAGGCGATGGAGGCGTGTCAGACCCTAACCAGTCTATTCGCCAAG GTCTTGCCGGCATCATTGACCTCCCAAAGGAGGGCACATCAGCTCCGGAAGTGGATATTTCACA TGGGTCCGAAGAACCCAGAGGCTCCTACCAAATGAATGGGATACTGAATGAAGCACATAATGGGAGGCATGCTTCGCTGTCTAAGGTTGTCGAATTTTGTGTGGCATTGGGCGGCAAAACACCAATTCACAGTGTATTAGTTGCGAACAATGGAATGGCAGCAGCTAAGTTCATGCGAAGTGTCCGAACATGGGCTAATGAAACATTTGGGTCAGAGAAGGCAATTCAGTTGATAGCTATGGCTACTCCAGAAGACATGAGGATAAATGCAGAGCACATTAGAATTGCTGATCAATTTGTTGAAGTACCCGGTGGAACAAACAATAACAACTATGCAAATGTCCAACTCATAGTGGAG ATAGCAGTGAGAACCGGTGTTTCTGCTGTTTGGCCTGGTTGGGGCCATGCATCTGAGAATCCTGAACTTCCAGATGCACTAAATGCAAACGGAATTGTTTTTCTTGGGCCACCATCATCATCAATGAACGCACTAGGTGACAAGGTTGGTTCAGCTCTCATTGCTCAAGCAGCAGGGGTTCCGACTCTTCCTTGGAGTGGATCACAG GTGGAAATTCCATTAGAAGTTTGTTTGGACTCGatacccgcggagatgtataggaAAGCTTGTGTTAGTACTACGGAGGAAGCACTTGCGAGTTGTCAGATGATTGGGTATCCCGCCATGATTAAAGCATCATGGGGTGGTGGTGGTAAAGGGATCCGAAAG GTTAATAATGACGATGATGTCAGAGCACTGTTTAAGCAAGTGCAAGGTGAAGTTCCTGGCTCCCCAATATTTATCATGAGACTTGCATCTCAG agtcGACATCTTGAAGTTCAGTTGCTTTGTGATCAATATGGCAATGTAGCTGCGCTTCACAGTCGTGACTGCAGTGTGCAACGGCGACACCAAAAG ATTATTGAGGAAGGACCAGTTACTGTTGCTCCTCGCGAGACAGTGAAAGAGCTAGAGCAAGCAGCAAGGAGGCTTGCTAAGGCTGTGGGTTATGTTGGTGCTGCTACTGTTGAATATCTCTACAGCATGGAGACTGGTGAATACTATTTTCTGGAACTTAATCCACGGTTGCAG GTTGAGCATCCAGTCACCGAGTGGATAGCTGAAGTAAACTTGCCTGCAGCTCAAGTTGCAGTTGGAATGGGTATACCCCTTTGGCAGGTTCCAG AGATCAGACGTTTCTATGGAATGGACAATGGAGGAGGCTATGACATTTGGAGGAAAACAGCAGCTCTTGCTACTCCATTTAACTTCGATGAAGTGGATTCTCAATGGCCAAAGGGTCATTGTGTAGCAGTTAGGATAACCAGTGAGGATCCAGATGACGGATTCAAGCCTACCGGTGGAAAAGTAAAG GAGATCAGTTTTAAAAGCAAGCCAAATGTTTGGGCTTATTTCTCTGTTAAG TCCGGTGGAGGCATTCATGAATTTGCTGATTCTCAGTTTG GACATGTTTTTGCATATGGAGTGTCTAGAGCAGCAGCAATAACCAACATGTCTCTTGCGCTAAAAGAGATTCAAATTCGTGGAGAAATTCATTCAAATGTTGATTACACAGTTGATCTCTTGAAT GCCTCAGACTTCAAAGAAAACAGGATTCATACTGGCTGGCTGGATAACAGAATAGCAATGCGAGTCCAAGCTGAGAGACCTCCCTGGTATATTTCAGTGGTTGGAGGAGCTCTATAT AAAACAATAACAAGCAACACAGACACTGTTTCTGAATATGTTAGCTATCTCGTCAAGGGTCAGATTCCACCAAAG CATATATCCCTTGTCCATTCAACTGTTTCTTTGAATATAGAGGAAAGCAAATATACA ATTGAAACTATAAGGAGCGGACAGGGTAGCTACAGATTGCGAATGAATGGATCAGTTATTGAAGCAAATGTCCAAACATTATGTGATGGTGGACTTTTAATGCAG TTGGATGGAAACAGCCATGTAATTTATGCTGAAGAAGAGGCCGGTGGTACACGGCTTCTAATTGATGGAAAGACATGCTTGTTACAG AATGATCACGATCCTTCAAGGTTATTAGCCGAGACACCCTGCAAACTTCTTCGTTTCTTGGTTGCCGATGGTGCTCATGTTGAAGCTGATGTACCATATGCGGAAGTTGAGGTTATGAAGATGTGCATGCCCCTCTTGTCACCTGCTGCTGGTGTCATTAATGTTTTGTTGTCTGAGGGCCAGCCTATGCAG GCTGGTGATCTTATAGCAAGACTTGATCTTGATGACCCTTCTGCTGTGAAGAGAGCTGAGCCATTTAACGGATCTTTCCCAGAAATGAGCCTTCCTATTGCTGCTTCTGGCCAAGTTCACAAAAGATGTGCCACAAGCTTGAATGCTGCTCGGATGGTCCTTGCAGGATATGATCACCCGATCAACAAA GTTGTACAAGATCTGGTATCCTGTCTAGATGCTCCTGAGCTTCCTTTCCTACAATGGGAAGAGCTTATGTCTGTTTTAGCAACCAGACTTCCAAGGCTTCTTAAGAGCGAG TTGGAGGGTAAATACAGTGAATATAAGTTAAATGTTGGCCATGGGAAGAGCAAGGATTTCCCTTCCAAGATGCTAAGAGAGATAATCGAG GAAAATCTTGCACATGGTTCTGAGAAGGAAATTGCTACAAATGAGAGGCTTGTTGAGCCTATTATGAGCCTACTGAAGTCATATGAGGGTGGCAGAGAAAGCCATGCACACTTTATTGTGAAGTCCCTTTTCGAGGACTATCTCTCGGTTGAGGAACTATTCAGTGATGGCATTCAG TCTGATGTGATTGAACGCCTGCGCCAACAACATAGTAAAGATCTCCAGAAGGTTGTAGACATTGTGTTGTCTCACCAG GGTGTGAGAAACAAAACTAAGCTGATACTAACACTCATGGAGAAACTGGTCTATCCAAACCCTGCTGCCTACAAGGATCAGTTGACTCGCTTTTCTTCCCTCAATCACAAAAGATATTATAAG TTGGCCCTTAAAGCTAGCGAGCTTCTTGAACAAACCAAGCTTAGTGAGCTCCGCACAAGCATTGCAAGGAGCCTTTCAGAACTTGAGATGTTTACTGAAGAAAGGACGGCCATTAGTGAGATCATGGGAGATTTAGTGACTGCCCCACTGCCAGTTGAAGATGCACTGGTTTCTTTGTTTGATTGTAGTGATCAAACTCTTCAGCAGAGGGTGATCGAGACGTACATATCTCGATTATACCAG CCTCATCTTGTCAAGGATAGTATCCAGCTGAAATATCAGGAATCTGGTGTTATTGCTTTATGGGAATTCGCTGAAGCGCATTCAGAGAAGAGATTGGGTGCTATGGTTATTGTGAAGTCGTTAGAATCTGTATCAGCAGCAATTGGAGCTGCACTAAAGGATACATCACGCTATGCAAGCTCTGAGGGTAACATAATGCATATTGCTTTATTGGGTGCTGATAATCAAATGCATGGAACTGAAGACAG TGGTGATAACGATCAAGCTCAAGTCAGGATAGACAAACTTTCTGCGACACTGGAACAAAATACTGTCACAGCTGATCTCCGTGCTGCTGGTGTGAAGGTTATTAGTTGCATTGTTCAAAGGGATGGAGCACTCATGCCTATGCGCCATACCTTCCTCTTGTCGGATGAAAAGCTTTGTTATGAGGAAGAGCCGGTTCTCCGGCATGTGGAGCCTCCTCTTTCTGCTCTTCTTGAGTTG GGTAAGTTGAAAGTGAAAGGATACAATGAGGTGAAGTATACACCGTCACGTGATCGTCAGTGGAACATATACACACTTAGAAATACAGAAAACCCCAAAATGTTGCACAGGGTGTTTTTCCGAACTCTTGTCAGGCAACCCGGTGCTTCCAACAAATTCACATCAGGCCACATCAGTGATGTTGAAgtgggaggagctgaggaatctcttTCATTTACATCGAGCAGCATATTAAGATCGCTGATGACTGCTATAGAAGAGTTGGAGCTTCACGCGATTCGGACAGGTCACTCTCATATGTTTTTGTGCATATTGAAAGAGCAAAAGCTTCTTGATCTTGTTCCTGTTTCAGG GAACACAGTTGTGGATATTGGCCAAGATGAAGCTACTGCATGCTCGCTTCTGAAAGAAATGGCTCTACAGATACATGAACTTGTGGGTGCAAGGATGCATCATCTTTCTGTATGCCAATGGGAGGTGAAACTTAAGTTGGACAGCGATGGGCCTGCGAGTGGTACCTGGAGAGTTGTAACAACCAATGTTACTAGTCACACCTGCACTGTGGAT ATCTACCGTGAGGTTGAAGATACAGAATCACAGAAACTAGTATACCACTCTGCTCCATCGTCATCTGGTCCTTTGCATGGCGTTGCACTGAATACTCCATATCAGCCTTTGAGTGTTATTGATCTGAAACGTTGCTCCGCTAGAAACAACAGAACTACATACTGCTATGATTTTCCGTTG GCATTTGAAACTGCAGTGCAGAAGTCATGGTCTAACATTTCTAGTGACAATAACCGATGTTATGTTAAAGCAACGGAGCTGGTGTTTGCTCACAAGAATGGGTCATGGGGCACTCCTGTAATTCCTATGGAGCGTCCTGCTGGGCTCAATGACATTGGTATGGTAGCTTGGATCTTGGACATGTCCACTCCTGAATATCCCAATGGCAGGCAGATTGTTGTCATCGCAAATGATATTACTTTTAGAGCTGGATCGTTTGGTCCAAGGGAAGATGCATTTTTTGAAACTGTTACCAACCTAGCTTGTGAGAGGAAGCTTCCTCTCATCTACTTGGCAGCAAACTCTGGTGCTCGGATCGGCATAGCAGATGAAGTAAAATCTTGCTTCCGTGTTGGATGGTCTGATGATGGCAGCCCTGAACGTGGGTTTCAGTACATTTATCTGACTGAAGAAGACCATGCTCGTATTAGCACTTCTGTTATAGCGCACAAGATGCAGCTTGATAATGGTGAAATTAGGTGGGTTATCGATTCTGTTGTGGGGAAGGAGGATGGGCTAGGTGTGGAGAACATACATGGAAGTGCTGCTATTGCCAGTGCCTATTCTAGGGCCTATGAGGAGACATTTACGCTTACATTTGTGACTGGACGGACTGTTGGAATAGGAGCATATCTTGCTCGACTTGGCATACGGTGCATACAGCGTACTGACCAGCCCATTATCCTAACTGGGTTCTCTGCCTTGAACAAGCTTCTTGGCCGGGAAGTTTACAGCTCCCACATGCAGTTGGGTGGCCCCAAAATTATGGCGACAAACGGTGTTGTCCATCTGACAGTTTCAGATGACCTTGAAGGTGTATCTAATATATTGAGGTGGCTCAGCTATGTTCCTGCCAACATTGGTGGACCTCTTCCTATTACAAAATCTTTGGACCCACCTGACAGACCCGTTGCTTACATCCCTGAGAATACATGCGATCCTCGTGCTGCCATCAGTGGCATTGATGATAGCCAAGGGAAATGGTTGGGGGGCATGTTCGACAAAGACAGTTTTGTGGAGACATTTGAAGGATGGGCGAAGTCAGTTGTTACTGGCAGAGCGAAACTCGGAGGGATTCCGGTGGGTGTTATAGCTGTGGAGACACAGACTATGATGCAGCTCATCCCTGCTGATCCAGGCCAGCTTGATTCCCATGAGCGGTCTGTTCCTCGTGCTGGTCAAGTCTGGTTTCCAGATTCAGCTACTAAGACAGCGCAGGCAATGCTGGACTTCAACCGTGAAGGATTACCTCTGTTCATCCTTGCTAACTGGAGAGGCTTCTCTGGTGGACAAAGAGATCTTTTTGAAGGAATCCTTCAGGCTGGGTCAACAATTGTTGAGAACCTTAGGACATACAATCAGCCTGCCTTTGTATATATCCCCAAGGCTGCAGAGCTACGTGGAGGGGCTTGGGTCGTGATTGATAGCAAGATAAATCCAGATCGCATTGAGTTCTATGCTGAGAGGACTGCAAAGGGCAATGTTCTCGAACCTCAAGGGTTGATCGAGATCAAGTTCAGGTCAGAGGAACTCCAAGAGTGCATGGGTAGGCTTGATCCAGAATTGATAAATCTGAAGGCAAAGCTCCAGGGAGTAAAGCATGAAAATGGAAGTCTACCTGAGTCAGAATCCCTTCAGAAGAGCATAGAAGCCCGGAAGAAACAGTTGTTGCCTTTGTATACTCAAATTGCGGTACGGTTTGCTGAATTGCATGACACTTCCCTTAGAATGGCTGCTAAGGGTGTGATTAAGAAGGTTGTAGACTGGGAAGATTCCAGGTCGTTCTTCTACAAGAGATTACGGAGGAGGATATCCGAGGATGTTCTTGCGAAGGAAATTAGAGGTGTAAGTGGCAAGCAGTTTTCTCACCAATCGGCAATCGAGCTGATCCAGAAATGGTACTTGGCCTCTAAGGGAGCTGAAACAGGAAGCACTGAATGGGATGATGACGATGCTTTTGTTGCCTGGAGGGAAAACCCTGAAAACTACCAGGAGTATATCAAAGAACTCAGGGCTCAAAGGGTATCTCAGTTGCTCTCAGATGTTGCAGACTCCAGTCCAGATCTAGAAGCCTTGCCACAGGGTCTTTCTATGCTACTAGAGAAG ATGGATCCCTCAAGGAGAGCACAGTTTGTTGAGGAAGTCAAGAAAGTCCTTAAATGA